The Rhodothermia bacterium genome segment GTCATGGCTTAACTCTCCATCGAGTAGCCGGGAAAAACCCGTAGCACTCGTTTGACCCGTGCTACTGATCAGATAATCTGTGTATAAATCAAGTATTGTTTCCATAAGCGAAAATATATGCTTTTTTTATCCTTCTGTTCAACCCTGCGTAACATCAGTTATTAATTTTTAGTTGAGCATTCAACGATAAGCCCTGTCTTTTCATCTTCAAGAAAAAATAGTTGATGATTAGGCAGGGCTTACTGTATATTACCAACAGCCTTCTTAATTCATCTCCGCTTTAGCGTCTTTGGCCTAAAAGATAAATCGTTAAAGCATCCTGCATCTTCAAATTATAGAACAATGCTACTCAAATTTGAGCCTTTCTTGCGCAACAAGCACACAAAGTTTTTACTTGATCTGGTTGTTTGGTCTTTATTAACCCCTATTGCTGCTGTTCTCAGGGTTGATAACGACTGGGTAAAATATCAAGAAGCCATTCTCTGGCTTGTATGTTTGGCTTTGCCACTAAAGGCTTTGGCTGTTTATCAATTGGACTTCCACCTCCGGTCTTGGCATAAAATGGGTATTCCAGATTTAATGGCCATCATTATTGGGGTTACGGGGGTAACCGCATTGGTCTTTGTGCTAAATCTTTTTACCGGGCTTCCAAGAAGTATTCCTGTAATCGAAGGTTTTTTGGCCGTTGTATATTTGGGTGGGCTTCGTTTATTGGTGCGTCTTTATTATGAAAACAGGAATGCAAACGTAAATCGTACCCAGCATAAAACCCGCAGGGTAATTGTGGTCGGTGCAGGAGAGGCTGGAAATATGGTGATGCGGGAGATGCTTCGTAAGCCAATGGCAGGTCGTGTTCCGATTGGCTTTGTAGATGATGCTTCAGATAAGCAATATCAGAAGTTTCTTGGCAAGCCTGTTTTGGGGAAAATTAAAGACATTCCTCAAATTGCTAAAAACCACCATGTTGATGAGATGCTGATTGCAATGCCTTCGCAAAGAGGGGCTTTTACGAGGCAATTGGTAGAGATTGCGCGTAAAAGTGGGCTTGAGCATAAAATAATGCCCGGCATTAACGAATTACTCACAGGGCGTGTGTCTATTTCATCCATGCGAGAAATAGATTTAGATGACTTGTTGCGCCGTGATCCGATTCGCTTAGATGTTGAAGAAATCAGGTCTTATATCACTGGAAAAACCATTTTGGTTACAGGTGCTGGTGGCTCTATTGGCTCGGAGGTGGTTCGTCAGGTAGCATTGTTTGATCCAAAAAAAGTCATCCTCTTAGGACGTGGTGAAAACAGTATTTACTTGATTGAGCAAGAGGTAAAAAGAAGTTGGCCGGAGTTAACGGTAATCCCAGTTATTGCGGATGTTCGAAATAGGGAAAAATTAGAGACTGTTTTTCAACAATATCGGCCACAATTGGTCTTTCATGCGGCAGCGCATAAACACGTTCCGCTGATGGAAGCGAATCCCGACGAGGCCATGCTGAACAATGTGGGCGGGACCAAAAATCTTGTTGAATTAGGGTTGCTTTATCAAATTGAGCGTTTTGTCAATATCTCGACGGATAAGGCCGTGAACCCTACTTCT includes the following:
- a CDS encoding polysaccharide biosynthesis protein; its protein translation is MLLKFEPFLRNKHTKFLLDLVVWSLLTPIAAVLRVDNDWVKYQEAILWLVCLALPLKALAVYQLDFHLRSWHKMGIPDLMAIIIGVTGVTALVFVLNLFTGLPRSIPVIEGFLAVVYLGGLRLLVRLYYENRNANVNRTQHKTRRVIVVGAGEAGNMVMREMLRKPMAGRVPIGFVDDASDKQYQKFLGKPVLGKIKDIPQIAKNHHVDEMLIAMPSQRGAFTRQLVEIARKSGLEHKIMPGINELLTGRVSISSMREIDLDDLLRRDPIRLDVEEIRSYITGKTILVTGAGGSIGSEVVRQVALFDPKKVILLGRGENSIYLIEQEVKRSWPELTVIPVIADVRNREKLETVFQQYRPQLVFHAAAHKHVPLMEANPDEAMLNNVGGTKNLVELGLLYQIERFVNISTDKAVNPTSVMGSSKRLSEYLVARAAGLAAKGQSFVSVRFGNVLGSRGSVVPLFKEQIKRGGPITVTHPGMTRYFMTIPEATQLVLQAGSMNGNGNVYVLDMGEPVRIVDLAKDLIMLSGLEPDKDIPIVFSGLRPGEKLFEELLTAEEGTYASRHEKIFVAKNSTSEDPNLMRKIETLFELAKLQDGDGIREVLHELIPTYTEPKIINGNLVNQ